CcctcgcctcctctcccccatGGCTCACGCGTGCGCGTCTCAcgtgcgccgcctcctcgccggcgccgcaacTCCGGCGAGATCCTTCCACTCCCAGCCCTACCAAGGTAATCCCCCTCCATTCTCATCCTCCCTCCGCCTCACGCTCTTGTGTTTGGTGGTTTCTCTTGCTGATTAGGggctcgattttttttttcctgcggGCGCAGCCAAGGTCGGCGTGGTGGAGTTCCTGAACGGGGTCGGGAAGGGGGTGGAGACGCACGCCGCaaaggtggaggaggcggtcggcggcgacctcCAGAGGCTCCTCCAGACCCGCACGCTGCGGCTGAAGAAGCTCGGCATCCCCTGCAAGCAGGTACGCTCTAAGCTGTCCCCGGTACGCCTTTAATCGGAGTCTCTGGTTGGTTTGTGAGCAGATTTGAACAAAAAACACGGCTTGAcgttgatgttgttgattatGTTAGGGACTGAGTATTCACCTTTCGTAATGTGATGGGTATATTTCGGTTAGATTTTGCTGTACAATGTTGCGATTGTTAGATGTTGTCATTAGGTTTTGTTGGTTGTAATGAACATTTCTGTGTGCATAAAACTATGGGATATCATGCGCtgatttgtttgaattttttttgatgcATTTTTAGTTTGAGTGTATATTTCACAAACCCACATACTTTATGGTCCATGTTGCACAAACGCACAAAAATTTGGCACTTAACAACAGTAAGTGTTGCTTCTCGGCAGAGTTCTTGTTATTTTATCTGATTGGATTGCAATGTGATTTAGACTTTTAGTCAATAAGTTAGCCATAATGCAATGTAGTTTGGTATGCTTGGAGGTTAACATTTTCAGAAGGTAATTTTGTCTGTGTGTTATTTGGTTTTGAATGAATtagtgtttttgttttctttcttatttGTCTCTAGTCGGTACATTTTTggtcatgtttgttttttagaaTCTTTAAACAGATTCTTGTGAATAATAATCTTGCCACTGCTAAGGTTTTATAAAGATATACATCATTGCtctgaggatttttttttttttgactttccAGCATCCAACTAGCAAAATAAGTAGTTCTGCTGTAGTCTCATGCTTTGAAGGGAACATACCTCTTTGACCTGACATGTTGATAt
This is a stretch of genomic DNA from Oryza brachyantha chromosome 1, ObraRS2, whole genome shotgun sequence. It encodes these proteins:
- the LOC102722988 gene encoding uncharacterized protein LOC102722988, producing the protein MAHACASHVRRLLAGAATPARSFHSQPYQAKVGVVEFLNGVGKGVETHAAKVEEAVGGDLQRLLQTRTLRLKKLGIPCKQRKLILSFAHKYRLGLWKPQAEAKKVP